The genomic segment GGACCCTGGCTCCCCCGCTGACTAACCCACTGACtcacggaggaggaggaggcggcgGCGAGGCAGCGGTCAAGCCAGGCGCTTGCACAGGGGAGTGAGCTCTCACTGACCGGCCCGCAGGACACTGATGAGCGTCAAGTCTGTGTCGGGAGACGTTGGAGACTCGGGCTCTCTTCTGCGGTTCAGGGGATCTGTGCGTTTCGAGACTTTCTGGTTAACCCGCAAGCgggtgttgttgtttttccctGCGTCCCCAAGGTGTCCCGCTGCTGGCTCTGGGAATGCTCTTAGCGGGTTTTGGAGCTGGTAGAGCGCTGCCCAGTCGCGCAGCGGAGGAAAGACCGGCTTCTCGGGCTGATGGAGACGGACGGAACTCGTTTCAACAACGAAAACTGAATCGGATTACACGTGACCGGTCCGTTCGGGTGCGCTTCCCGGGATCCCGGGCGAAACTTTGAATGAGAAGAAGTTTGTTTCCCGCTGCTCGTCCGCAGAGCACGCAGACGGTGTTGCGCTCCGGCGGGGGACCAGCTGTTTTTCCGCGGCCGGACTTCACTCACACGCCAGTCGAGAAACAACTGCATGTGAACCAGCCGCTCTCTGCCAGTCGAGGAATCGGCAAGGACGGACTCGTTGGCTCATGCTAAATAACGCCTTTTTGCCGTTTTCTTCAAGTGCAACAGGCTCAAATCTGTGAACAGCAGCGGGATCGCAATCTATAGCTTTTAGCGTGTCGCCCCCTGAACCAAGCGCCTTATCCGCGGGGGAGTTTCGCCGAATGACAGGACCTCCGCCGTCTTTGTGAATGTTATTATGCGTGTGTCCCTCCGTCTAGACTGAGAGGACAGGCGGTGTCAAACGCGCGCACTTGTGGTGCGCCCGGCGTGCGGTCAGCCATGCGCGGCGACGGCTCGGCGCTGTGCTCGGCCCTCGCCCTGACCCTGCTGCTGGCCGTGGCCGACGTGCGGGCGAGCGGCGAGTACTGCCACGGCGGGCTGGACGGCCAGGGGGCCTGGCGGGAAGGCTTCCAGTGCCCCGAGCGCTTCGACAGCGTGGACGCCACGATCTGCTGCGGCAAGTGCGCGCTGAGGTACTGCTGCTCCAGCACGGAGGCGCGCCTGGACCAGGGGTCGTGCGAGAACGACCGGCGGGCCCCCGACACGGGCGCGGACAGCAAGGACAGCCGGGACAACGCCGCAGGTACCCGGGGGCCGGGGATCGGGGGTCGGGCTCCCGCAGGGACACGCCGCTTTCCACCGGCGAGCACGGTGATGCGCAGCGCAGCGCAACGCCCGCAGAGCTGGGTCGCCCGTGTGAGAGGATTCAGTTCGCTCGCTTCTACTTTGTAACAGCGGTTTTGTCCGTGTAGGTTTTCGGACGCGTCGTTTAAAGGTTCACCCAAGGCTGTATTTTATGTACTGGCTCCTTTGCGGAGTTTGTAATCCTGGTGTGTACTTACTGGTGTTACTGCTGGAACAGCAGGCTAGCAAAGGGGTATCGGTTAAAAGCTTTGAAAGTTAATAACGGGCACTAGAGAACCTGCAAATTaccccttttatttttaaatatgtcacTTTTAACTCGCCAGTTGCCGGTGACAGCTGTCCAGGAGGTATCACAGTCCTGTCTCGGCGAATAGTAGACTTTTAACAATGTTTAAATTGCTAAATTAGTGGCGACTATGCAAGGGGTTTATATTGCTGTGCTATTGATAGACGCCAGTATGCCACAAGTATTTCGAAATGCTTGTGCGAAGTGTGGAAACGTTTTTAGAaaggtaaatacatttttaaagaagtcCCTCTACATCATTGTTTAGATATCGCTTTTTTTAAACTTCGtgcgtttatttttttttgctatatcAGTAGGCCTGCCTGTCACCTAGTTTAGAAAAGTCGAGCTGTGTGTCTCGGCCAAAGTAAGCAATTTTCCAGAGAATGTAAAAAGACGCTTCAGTGCCTTAACTTGCTAGCGCTTGCACAGTCAGTGGAGCAGACGgcgtgtttttcttttcaaattcgGACCCTAAATGCTTCATGTCTTAACTTCTTTGGGGGCGCGAAACTCCGCAGTCTTGACTCCCGAGGGGGTCGGTGGCGTTAGTGAGAGCGATTATGCACGTTGTAATTAAAACCTTCTTAAGCGATCTCCAACGTGTACCTCACTTTACACATTACCCGAGCGGTAGACGTCTGTGTTCACTGTTCATAATCGGTGCTGCAGTCGGGGATGTTTCGGCGATATCCACGCTCATGTGGCCCACATATAAATCTTACTGCCTGGGAACACAGGGTTGGAACAAGGAAAATTAATCGTTTTAATCCACAGAGATCCACTCAAAgcatttttgaatatttttgtccattttttgCAAACTGTTTTCCCCGTTACCACCATGATTTCTATCATATTTAACTTCTTGTGTGGACTACTGTAGTTGCCTCGCTCGGGGAGCTGAATGCTCACCTCATTGACTGTACCTACCTTATTAAACCGGACAAGGCGGTCTGACGTTTCCGATGCGCCTTGATCAGAGCCATGGAGCACTCATACCTAGCCAGGCGTCTGCTCTGTGACTTGTGTGCTCAATGTTCTGCTCCATTAACACTAAGGGTTATGCAAAGTGAAAcatttgtgatcagaccatggggAACACAAAGCAGATGCAATGTTACAAGTTACTCATTGTGTGTTTCTAGTGGGGGGGGACTGCATTGCTACTTGAGTTGAGACTTTATCAGCCTGTAGTACGTTTACAGTCTCTCTCCCGGACAGCCTGTAGAAACCGTGAGGAACTGTGCGGTCAGGATGAGAGACTGGCCTGTAACAGCAGTGCAGGGCCAGACGAGGCAGTTTCACCCCTCAGCACACAGATCTGGTTGGGGGCGCTCTGTCCCCCTGAGGGGGACACCAGCTCCATGGAGAAGAGAATCTGGACAGAGGGTCCGATTTAAAGACGGGTCGTTCCCATGGACCAGAGGGACAGTCCTCGGTCCTTAGGTATCGAGGGGGAAAGTTTTTGAGGGCTGTTTCCCAAACGCGGTGCAGATCCCCTGGAGAAGAGGTCTCTGTAGGGCATTGCTAATAACACACACGATGAAATATTCAAAACCGTCCGGCAGGGAAACGAGTCTCACTGAGCTCAGTCGAGGCCTTTCTGGTAAGGAGAAGCGTTTTGATCTCAGGGTGAAGTGTTTACCAATTAGTGGATACCCCCCCCACCGGAATGCCCCTGAAGGCTATTCTGGGGTCCCCCGACATCTGCAGGCTCCAGTTGGGGAACCACTGCCCAGCAGCTGTGGGTGTCGGAGTCAGGCGGCCCAGCCTGGCTTATATTCAGAGCGCAGCACCAATCCGCAGATACATTCCATgggtttttctgaaaaaaatcttccgaggtcaaattcctTCCAGACTCCCGAAAGCTATCCTGTAGGAATCCTTCAGGAATACCGCAAGGAGGATCTGAAGGACTGCTTtgacagagaaaaagaaatcatGCTTGCAGGAATCCGTAAGGATTTTGTCTCTGAAATCCAGCAGGATCCAGATCTGCATCCTtcattatttgttgtttttagagCATCAGATATTTAaatctctctctatatatttctTCACTGATTTAAGAAAAACATACGTTCATATAAGGTGCATTTCCTAGATGTACCTGTTCTCTTGCAGGTTGCGTAAAATGAGCTAAATTGTTCACCAGCACTGCCACACAACTTGCAGTCATTAATATATTAACTCTCTTCAAGTCGTGAAATATTATCAGAGTGAAACCAGGAGCCCCCATTGTCCTCCATTCAAAGGCAAAGACAGGAATGTTTAGTCGGTAACAAAATCTCTGTCTTTTCTGAAAGAGGTGGATGGGAAAATGTTTCACATGTATCATTTCTCAAGGAAGCAACAGCAGTCAGTCAAGCAGAACGGCAAGAAACATCTCAGGGCCGTGCTTTGTAATCCGGTTTGTTTTGCATCCAGGCAGTTACAAGGTGACGGGGCCAGTTTGTCTTGAGTTCGGCTCAAATGCCACACGAGTTCACCTCCAGAAGGCAGGACGCGGCCGCAAACCCTGAGAGCGAACGAAAAATCACATGGCTGATCAGTTATGCCGGATTAAAGAGGATCAAAATGTTATGAGCTGATTACCTCCCAGAGCAGTTAAAGACTTTTTGTcaggtttttaattaaaacagcagTGATTGGCTGCAGGAGGAAAAACAGGCTGTCCCCTTTTCAAGTGTAAGTTTGTCGTGGGTGCAGCTGAAATTCCTGCTTTTAGAAACTGCAGGTAATTCTGTTTCACAGTCAAGGGGAGAATTgccagctgattttttttttccaagggtTGTGATTCAGGAGGGAGCAGCTGGGACAGGATCCCATAGCAAGCCCAGCGTTTTTGAGTGTTGCTCCTTCTTGTGCACTACTTTAAACTTCAGGTGCTTCAGGGTCGTCTAGTTCCTCCCCTCGCCCACCCCGGTCTCCAGGGTTTTTTCATGAGATTTCATGATTACAACGAAGGAGCTGGGAGGTCTTATCCCTTCTCTTggcgtgtgcgtgcgtgtgtgcgtgtctcaGCCTGTGGGTCCACTTCCGCTGGTGTCGGCAACAGCCTTGACCCGGTCGCTGCCGAACATCTTCGCCATCTCCGTCCCCGGTCCCGCTGTTCTCTAATCGCATTCAGCTAGAACGGCATCCGCAGGCCCCTGGGATATGCATCCCTGGTCCTGAAGTCCGCAGGGGTTGTGGAGCTGACCGCCGCGCGCCAGTCTCTGTAAcctccccgtctctctctcctcccccgcAGTGCCCATCTACGTGCCCTTCCTGATCGTGGGCTCGGTGTTCGTGGCCTTCGTCATCCTGGGCTCCCTGGTGGCGGTGTGCTGTTGCCGCTGCCTGCGCCCCAAGCAGGAGCCACAGCAGAGCCGGGGGCCCGGCGGGGGGGCCCGGCTGATGGAGACCATCCCCATGATCGCGGGCGCGGGGGCCCCGCGGGGCTCCTCCTCCCGCCAGTCCAGCACGGCCACCAGCTCCAGCTCCAGCGCCAACTCGGCCGCCCGGCCGCCCATGGTCCGCGCCCAGGCCAACTGCTGCCTGCCGCCGGACGCCGGCCTCAGCAACGTCTACGTCAACATGCCCACCAACTTCTCCGTGCTGAACTGCCAGCAGGCCACGCAGATCATgccgcaccagggccagttccTGCACCCCCAGTACCTGGGCTACGCGGTGCACCACGAGCCCCTCGCCATGACCCCCGCCCCCGCCTTCATGGACAGCGCCCAGGGCGGCTACAGGCCCCTgcagtcccccttcccccccgGCGGCGCCAGCTCTGAGCAGAAGCACCCGGCCGTGACGGTGTGAGGGGGGCGCGGGGCTGCGGAGCTCACAGCCGGCCCGCGGGACGGACGCAGAGCGGTGCTCGGGGCCCGCGGGGCAGGAAGAGGCCCCGCTTCTGGATCTGCCGGTCCCGGACGGGGAACGCCCAGAGGGAGCAGGGTCCAAGCCCACAGGACCTCAGGGAGGACTGGGAGGGGCGCGTGGGCTTCTCTCGTCTCTTCACGCCACGTTGCAATCCgacttcttcttcttctgcttctgcttcggCGCTGGCGATGTCGCCCTGCGCCCGTGCAGTGCGCCGTGGCGCGTGTGCTGCCGCCGTTCATCCGGAGAGGCGGAGAAAGGGCTGCGCCCGCGGAGACGGCATGCCTGAGGCCAAATCACAGGGGCGTAAGCAGGGGACTGAGCGCCGCCGTTGATCCGTCACAGTGCACAACTGGAAGAGTGTCGCACGACACTGTCATCTGCTCGAAATCACTTCAGATTAGGGATCCCTAAATCCCAGATTCCCTGACAGCTAGAATTCCTTTAAGTTCAGACATTGCATGGTTTGCCCAGCTGTAACCTGGAAACTACCTGCTACCCCTGTTTCGTACCAGTATTGCAATGTTAATTCATAGTCTTAAGAGCATACTGATATAATCAACCTGGTTAATGGACCGCTGAGAAAACCAGATGCCACCACTGTGTCCACATGCCCGCCTGTTCCTGCGTGAACATGGATATGAGAAAGAGCCACAGTAAAAGCACATCTCGGctcaaaacacaaattaattatAAAGTGAAAGCAGTCAGTGCCACGGTGCTCAACTCCCAAATCTTCTGCTtttaattgttagaaaaaaactaCAGCTATGTTGTCCGTGTCGATCTAGTCGTCTGCTTTTTGTTCACGAATAAAAGCAGGTCTGTAGCGACCTCAGATAAGAGGCGCATCGCAGGGTTCTTTAGGTATTTCCATGTTTacccagaaaagaaatgtcgagAACAAGTTCGCAACAGGCACAAACCatttgtacagtagctgcaaGCCTTTGCACCTTTTGGAGTTTTCTTTGTATCCAGGTGCCCCTGATGCCTGAGCGCACAGACGCAGTCACAGACGCAGTCTGCTTTCCGAATCAGAAGCCACGAGGAGGAGTGTTTATTGACACGAGTGCATTCTGAATCTCATCTCCCGGTGTGGCAGAGATCCGTGTGACCGTCTGGCTCCGGCACTGTGAACCGTGTTGCTGTCACCAGGGATTACTGTGAGTTAGACTGACAGCTGGCAGGTGCACTGGCCGACACACCATTCCACTTCATTAACTCTGCTGAGCCACAGGAGAGGGGCGGACAGGGGCAGCGGCGTCCTCGGGACCCACAGACAGAACCGCTCACCCTTGCTGATGTCTCTGCGTCTCGCAGGACTCCCTTTTCCTACACATGTACCCAGGGTCTTTTGTCCAGCACATGTGGAGCGGAGGCTGGGTTTTTCTTTACTGAAAAGCTGACAGAAGAAGCAGAGGTTTAGCACATTAGTAGCCGCTCTGTGCTGGTCTGAACGGTTTGGACATAGACTAACAGAATTGTACTGAATCTGAAATGGTCTGAGGTTGCAAAGGCCTCAGTGCAGTAATTCTTCAGATGCAATGGTCACGACACCGATACAGCAATAATGCCTGACGGGTCTGGCTGTTCCTGCTGTAGTGTTGATCTCCTGGTCTGAATGTGTCAGATGCTCTGACTGGGACTGTATGAAGCCACAGCATCAATCTGCCTCACTGATCCAACTGCTGCCATTAAACCGAACTGTgccactctctctctcatttCTCAATGTGAGATATTCAGGGCAAACAATTTGTATGTTTACttgcacaaaaatatatatatatatatttaagctTTATTGTGTAGAAATGTTCTtttcatctgtatttttttaaaaaaaaggtctacaaaatctgtttttttgtttgataaCTGTAACGTACGTCATTGTCAAATGATGCTCACATTGGCAACAGTTGCTCCCCAGGTGACAGAGGTTTCTATGAGATAaaacttctttttttcataataaataTACTATGGTGTGGAATGACGTGTGCTTTCAGTTTAATTCAACCAGTCGGACAACAGATCAGACACTGTGTAGGAAAATGTTGACCCTTTTTCATAAACAAATCTGCCCAGCATATTTTATGCTCCAGTTGAACAGAGCCCATGTTTTATTCACTGTATTCCTTGCCTCTGACAGTACAACGTCCTCAAttctcagggtgtgtgtgtgtgtaagaaagaacaaagaagcaGACTTACAATGGGAAAGAAACCATTAACTGCCACACTGAAAAGCATTTAGAAACTCAGCTCCAGactacaacccccctctctctagATGTCTGGTAGAAGACTTGAACCTGGCCAAGTGAGTCTTAGCCAGGCGATCACAAATCTCTTTAGTGCAGTGcaccaagtgaaaaaaaagccTCTGATAAGTAttccaaaaataaatcaataattgGAGCCAGAAAATGCCTTTTTTAAGAAAGAATGTGGTCCCAGAATTGTGAGCAACCACTTCAGAAGAAAAACCTGACTGAACTTAATTCAAGATTCCTTAAGAATATGGCTTGCATAGCTCTCTGTTCCTGAGTAATATAATGCTGGTTTCATATTTCATTATCATGGTTAGCGTGGGACTTCTCCCTCCAAAAGAAGATTTAATGAACTTATTTGTGCCGTCTCCTCTTCTACATGTGTTGTCAGTACAAATGTCttgcttttttttacccagCAAGAAATAAATATGACAGATTAAAAACAATAGGCCATTCAGTAGGTGCTGATGTGAGTTTGGGATTGTCATCTGACCAGCTAATCGTCACCGTTCTTTAACACAGCGCCTTTGGAAGCTGAAGGGAAACTTTGGGGAAATTCCTCAGTCTGTCCTGGGGTACTCAGCTGGGAGTTCACACCAATCTGTAGccattgtttaatttaaagtgtCCAGCTAGATGTTCACTGTGCTCAGTTTCTCTCCGAGCTGACAAGATACAGATGTTCCTGGGACTGCGGCGAAGACCAGGAACAAAACGCTGTAGTAAACACAGGGCTCCTTTCAGGCTCATTGTCTCCCAGCTTGTCATTCACAGCAATTAAAATGTTCCCCGGCTGTTCCTCAGGGCCGGCTCTTGAAGGAAAGATTCACTTGAACAGATTTGTCCAGGACTCGTGAATTGTTCTCATTCAATGGGACAAGAGTCCCTGCTGGGGTGTTATTCAGGCAGTGAGGAAGCTCTGAGCCCTGCATTCCAGGGGCCTGGGCTGCGACTCCTGTGAAGAGGGGTCAGTGTCACTGCGGGTCAGAGAGAGACTGTAGTTTCACAAGCAGGCAGCGCAGCTCCTCACGAAAACAGCAAGGGAGTAGTGTCGCTACAAGCACAGCACAGCGCAAAGCCCAGCTAATAGGGGGCAGGATGGATAACAACGAGACAATTATTCAGAATGCACAGTAAAATCTCCCTACGCTCGTTTGCCCAGGTAGATATTCATAAAGCATCTTGGCATGAAAGATGGTTTCTAGGACCCATGCCTTACCACTTAATAAAACTGGACAAAATTAGTCCCTACTTTGTAGCTGTAAGCACTATAGTGTCACCTGGAAAAGCTGGAGAGCCCCCATTCACACCTCAGCTGCAGTCCTTTTCTGTCTTCAGAGCCGTCTTTATTTCACCTTGGACATATCTCCTACATTAGACATTTATCATTGTCCAATGCTGAGTGCCTGATccttgtatgtactgtataacatcaAGACTTGATTTCTGCTGCTCTTTACTCTGTGGGCTCCCTAACACTCTTCTCCTTAGGTtacactacagtatgtccaaaactGCAGCCAGATGACTGACTCACACCAGACCCTCACAGCACATCACTCCTATTCTTAAATCTCTGCACTGGTTGCCCATAAAGTCAAGTATACAATATAAGATCTTGTTACTGACTTTTAAGGCTGTAAATTATCTGGTTCCATCATACATCTCTGAACTCCTCTGTGTTTCCACTCCCTCCTGTAGGCTCCACTCAGCTGAGGCTGGTCCTGTGCTCACTGTACCCAGGAATAAATTGCGGCCTTTCGGTGTCTGTGCCTTCTCTGCCAtggctataataataataataataataataataataataataataataataataataatgagtcTGGATGGCTTCAAAACAGATATACTTATCAAAGAAACCATCGTAGGTTCAATTATATTTGAAATAGTATTAAGAATTGtaagcaaaaaaacatttgggtCTCAGAATTCACAAATCAGCTACTAATAAGTCACTGGAAATCGTGTCCTAGTTTTGTTTCGAGCCTCATCACAGCCACCCAGAGCATTAAAATTCAGGGCTCCACCACCGGGGCAGTGCTCGAGTCCTTCATCCCACTCGCAGGCCCGGCACAGGAACAAAGAAGCTTTGCAGGTTCACAGGCGTGCGCACTGTTTCTCACTATTCCACccagaaccaaaaaaaaaaagatgctacATTTTCCTTGGAGCTTTATGTTAGTCCTTGGCAGGTTTCTATGGAAACCAACCCAGTGAAAAGCGCCTACGAAACAAAGTGGGATACAGGAGGAGTTTTAGGAAAGGTTTGACAAGATAGACATTCCCCCTGCATGGATTAGGGAATCCATTCTCCACATTGGAAGTTTAAAATCATCCTTATGGTTTGTGTGCTCATATTTCCAACAACAGTCTTGATGCAGGAAACAGCCGAGTTGTTTTGGAGGAGAAAGGGGGTCTTGCTAAGACTACTCCACCTCACACACCTAGAAACTGCTGTAGTGCTACACACACCTACGACACCACAATCCGAGTTCTTCCCTTTCTGGGAAGTGCCCTGTGCCTCCATATTCCGTTAACATTCCTTTCATATTCCACGGGCTTTAATGCTCAAGTCTTATGTTTTATGTTGGTTTCCCCCCCCCCACATCTAGCAATAGCCCATATTATCTTCGTACGATCGACCCACCGTGTGACGGAACTGTTTTGGAAAAAACGAGCAGCTGTTCAACTGTACGAGAGCGTTTAGAACAATAACAGTAAGTCTCACGCGGCAGCTACGCTGGGCGGTTCTTCTCGGCACCCTGAAAATTCGCCTGAAATTGGCAGCTGAGCACTTCTCATAAAAGGCCTTTCCTCGGGGGGCTATTTTTAACTTGTTCAAAAGCTTCAGAGAGCCAGCGACAAGAAGGGCCGAGCGCTAGTTGGGCACACCTGCTGACAGGCCGTCACAGCGCACAGCCAGATCAGCTCAgggctcagctcctggattcaGGCTCCCATAGGGCAGGCAAAAGTATCGGGATTGGTATGGAACGCTGGGAAAAGTGCATCTCCCACAGAGACACCCGTGGTGGGGATAAACACAGGGTTCTTGGAACCGATCTTGACAGCACAGCAAACCTTGGAAGAGGGAGAATATCTTAAAATGGAATAACCCTGGCACTGCTGCACACCTGACACTACCTTGTACACACCGGGGGCCCCAATTACTCTCTCTTTTTTCCAAATTCTATATTTCCAGCAACAAGATTTCCTTCAGGAGTGGAACTGCTTTCCATAACTAAAGGAAGAAGGAGAACAAAACCATCTCTTTTCTCCAGGGACCTTACAGGGGTCAAACCCATGCATCAGACCAGCCAGGCTCTTTCTCTGGCACGGTGTGCCTTTTATTTCCGTTCCTCATTTTAACTCATTGGCTAGTGAAGTGCATGTCTGGTCAATATACCGCAAGCACCATGATAACTCAATTTGATGTCTGCTGTTCATTAACTATCAGACACATTTGTAGCTGCGCGCCATTCACACCTCTCCGACAATGGACTCGCACATGTTTTGGGAGTTCTGTGCTCCCATACGCCAGATAGATCCCAGGTATCAATCCCAGAGAAAGAGAGCTTCATGTTTCTCCCTCTTCATCTGCACACAACTCTGCGGGACCTGGGCTAAGGGGAAAATGCTTTTCCCTTGACTTAAGTCAAGGGAGAAAAAACAGAAGTGTTCACCTGTATTTCATATTGACAAGCCCAGGGAGAATTCGCTACTGTTCAGCTTGCTGCTCCTATGAATGACAGGAAAGGCAGCATGGATAAAAGGGACAATTCAATCGACCTTCAGAGTTGCGCATGCATTAAGGAATATGTCCTTGTTGTATAACATTGCTTCCATCATATTGTATTTAGTTTTAATTGGCAAGGCAATCAGTCTCTTCATCAGTGCAGACCACAGAACTTTATAACCAGCCTGAGGGCAGACAGGGCTGTAACCCTCTCAATCCCACCTGCCTGTTCCTGCTGTTCCTGGAATAGAACAAGCTCACTGACCTGTTAGTATTGTAGCGCTTCGGGGTTCCGCTGctgcatcaggtcggccccccaccgtcgggggctcgaacccggcgtcactcagcagggacccagcctcttgagccaaagggaaatctcccgtcagcccggcggctgcgggccctgctatccacagggaagggcggcgacgtcactGCGCTGGTAAGCCGTCTCTCgcaagcaatggaggccgtatgcgttacagtattgCGGACTACATCTCTGGGCACCAATTACCTGCTTGAGCCGAAGGCCAGCTGCAGTCTCAGATTAAGAGTTGAGAATTAAATTGATACACATTGCTGTAATTACTGTACTATTAGGCTTTATTATTAAACATTGTTGTACCATTAGGAGCAAGAAGAATTCACCAATTCCAAGATAAGACTGAGGGTCATAACATCTTACCACAtaatcaaaacataaaaaacaactaAACATCTATCAGCATTTGGTGGGACTTCACAATTTGACCATTCCCCGCAgatgtttgatttttaaaaagatcatctgtaaaacaataaaagattACCGGACAAGTGAAAAACAGACTCATTTGAGTATTAAAACTATAATTAATAATCAATGTGCAAACAACAGGATACTCTTTTTACCTTTACAGTGGAGCAGGTTGACATGCAACGTTAcagtaaaaagagaaagaacagCTCGGAAAGAAA from the Lepisosteus oculatus isolate fLepOcu1 chromosome 5, fLepOcu1.hap2, whole genome shotgun sequence genome contains:
- the LOC102699202 gene encoding protein shisa-2 — encoded protein: MRGDGSALCSALALTLLLAVADVRASGEYCHGGLDGQGAWREGFQCPERFDSVDATICCGKCALRYCCSSTEARLDQGSCENDRRAPDTGADSKDSRDNAAVPIYVPFLIVGSVFVAFVILGSLVAVCCCRCLRPKQEPQQSRGPGGGARLMETIPMIAGAGAPRGSSSRQSSTATSSSSSANSAARPPMVRAQANCCLPPDAGLSNVYVNMPTNFSVLNCQQATQIMPHQGQFLHPQYLGYAVHHEPLAMTPAPAFMDSAQGGYRPLQSPFPPGGASSEQKHPAVTV